A section of the Phaseolus vulgaris cultivar G19833 chromosome 8, P. vulgaris v2.0, whole genome shotgun sequence genome encodes:
- the LOC137824169 gene encoding pentatricopeptide repeat-containing protein At3g09060, producing MQGKLFPPRSPLSSVMVELRRSFSSHNLLKLLKAQKSPLSALHLFDAAARRPGFLPSSAIFHHILRRLAADHALFLAHTPRIVSSIRCRCPEEVPLTLLKAYAKNRMPDEALHVFQTMPHVFGCTPTVLSFNTLLNAFVESNQWARAEDFFKYFEAARVSPNVETYNVLTKLLCKKRKFEKARGLLTWMSDAGLIPDKVTYGTLIGATAKSGDLGFALEVFDEMRERGVEPDVVCYNMIIDGFFKRGDFVKAREMWERLLREESMFPSVVSYNVMISGLCKCGRFGEGLEIWERMKMNDRRHDLFTYSTLVHGLSEAGDLDGARRVYEEMVRRGVRPDAVTGNAMLNGFCKAGKVEECVELWEEMGNWGLRNVRSYNIFLKGLFKNGKVEEAMSMWGSLSKADSATYCVMIQGLCTNGHVSWALRVLEEAEQKEGGVDVDAFTYSSMIKALCKEGRLDEVSGVVELMNKRGCQLNLYVCNVLIDGFVKHSKLDSAVKAFREMSRKGCSPNVVSYNILINGLLRAGRFPEASDYVNEMLQKGWKPDIITCSMLIDGLYGNRMGETALRLWHQFLNTGHMPDITMYNIVIHRLCCSGKVEDALQLYSKMRQRKCVSLVTYNTIMEGFYKVGNCKMASMIWDHISADELQPDIISYNITLKGLCSCGRVTDAIEVLNDALGHGVLPTAITWNILVRALIF from the coding sequence ATGCAGGGGAAATTGTTTCCGCCCCGGTCTCCACTCTCCAGTGTTATGGTGGAGCTTCGCAGGTCCTTCTCTTCCCATAATCTCCTCAAGCTGCTCAAAGCCCAGAAGTCCCCTCTCTCCGCCCTACACCTCTTCGACGCCGCCGCGCGCCGCCCCGGCTTTCTCCCCTCTTCCGCCATCTTCCACCACATCCTCCGCCGCCTGGCCGCCGACCACGCCCTCTTCCTCGCCCACACGCCCCGCATCGTCTCCTCCATTCGCTGCCGCTGCCCCGAGGAGGTGCCCCTCACTCTCCTCAAAGCCTACGCCAAAAACCGCATGCCCGACGAAGCACTGCACGTGTTCCAAACTATGCCGCACGTGTTCGGGTGCACCCCCACCGTACTCTCCTTCAACACCCTCCTCAACGCGTTCGTTGAATCGAACCAATGGGCACGGGCTGAGGACTTCTTCAAGTACTTTGAAGCCGCGCGCGTGTCGCCGAACGTCGAAACCTACAACGTTCTCACGAAGCTTCTGTGTAAGAAGCGTAAGTTTGAGAAGGCTAGGGGTTTGCTGACGTGGATGTCGGATGCGGGGTTGATCCCTGATAAGGTCACTTACGGTACTTTGATTGGTGCAACGGCGAAGAGTGGGGATTTGGGATTTGCGCTtgaagtgtttgatgaaatgcGTGAGCGAGGGGTGGAACCTGATGTGGTGTGTTATAACATGATCATTGATGGGTTTTTCAAAAGGGGGGATTTTGTGAAGGCGAGAGAAATGTGGGAGAGGTTGTTGAGGGAGGAGTCGATGTTTCCCAGTGTGGTGAGTTATAATGTGATGATTAGTGGCTTGTGTAAGTGTGGGAGGTTTGGTGAGGGTTTGGAGATATGGGAGCGGATGAAGATGAATGACAGGAGGCATGATTTGTTTACGTATAGTACTTTGGTACATGGGTTGAGTGAAGCGGGGGATTTGGATGGAGCTAGAAGGGTTTACGAGGAGATGGTTAGAAGAGGGGTTAGGCCTGATGCTGTTACGGGTAATGCAATGCTTAATGGGTTTTGTAAGGCGGGGAAGGTTGAGGAATGTGTTGAGTTGTGGGAGGAGATGGGGAACTGGGGTTTGCGAAACGTGAGAAGTTATAACATATTTCTCAAGGGGTTGTTTAAGAATGGGAAGGTTGAGGAGGCCATGTCGATGTGGGGTAGTTTGTCGAAGGCAGATTCTGCTACGTATTGTGTGATGATTCAGGGTTTGTGTACGAATGGACATGTGAGTTGGGCTTTGCGGGTGTTGGAAGAGGCTGAACAGAAGGAAGGTGGTGTGGATGTGGATGCTTTTACTTACTCCTCAATGATAAAAGCTTTGTGCAAAGAAGGAAGATTAGATGAGGTGAGTGGAGTTGTAGAACTTATGAATAAGCGTGGCTGTCAATTGAACCTTTATGTTTGTAATGTGCTGATTGATGGGTTTGTTAAACATTCCAAACTTGACAGTGCTGTTAAAGCTTTTAGGGAAATGAGCCGCAAAGGTTGCTCACCAAATGTTGTGTCCTATAATATTCTTATAAATGGATTACTGAGAGCTGGAAGATTTCCTGAGGCTTCTGATTATGTTAATGAAATGTTGCAAAAAGGATGGAAACCAGATATTATCACATGCAGTATGTTGATAGATGGTCTTTATGGGAACAGGATGGGGGAGACAGCCCTTAGGTTGTGGCATCAGTTTCTTAACACAGGGCATATGCCTGATATTACTATGTACAACATTGTCATCCATAGACTTTGTTGTTCTGGCAAAGTGGAGGATGCTCTGCAGCTTTATTCAAAGATGAGGCAGAGGAAGTGTGTTAGCCTTGTGACTTACAATACCATTATGGAGGGTTTTTACAAAGTTGGAAACTGCAAAATGGCATCAATGATTTGGGATCACATCTCAGCAGATGAGCTACAACCCGACATCATCTCGTATAATATTACTCTTAAGGGACTCTGTTCTTGTGGTAGAGTAACAGATGCAATTGAGGTTCTAAATGATGCTTTGGGGCATGGTGTTCTGCCAACTGCCATTACCTGGAATATATTAGTTAGAGCATTGATATTTTAA